Proteins encoded together in one Mycobacterium simiae window:
- a CDS encoding DUF3710 domain-containing protein, producing the protein MAALGKRSGDDASGSEPVTEAAADPVDDEFEEELEGPFDIDDFDDPAVAELARLDLGSVLIPMPEAGQLQVELTEAGVPSAVWVVTPNGRFTIAAYAAPKTGGLWREVAAELAESLRKDSAQVSIKDGPWGREVVGTASGVVRFIGVDGYRWMIRCVINGAHETMEALEAEARAALADTVVRRGETPLPVRTPLPVQLPEPMAEQLRQAAMQQVAQQAGTEQPPSEPAARRSAEGSAMQQLRTTTGG; encoded by the coding sequence ATGGCTGCATTGGGTAAACGTTCGGGCGACGACGCGTCCGGCAGCGAGCCGGTCACCGAAGCGGCCGCCGACCCGGTCGACGACGAGTTCGAGGAAGAGCTGGAAGGCCCGTTCGACATCGACGACTTCGACGATCCAGCGGTCGCGGAGCTGGCGCGCCTGGATCTCGGTTCGGTGCTCATCCCGATGCCGGAAGCGGGGCAGCTGCAGGTCGAGCTGACTGAGGCCGGGGTGCCGAGCGCGGTGTGGGTGGTGACGCCGAACGGGCGGTTCACCATCGCGGCGTATGCCGCGCCCAAGACCGGCGGCCTGTGGCGGGAGGTGGCCGCCGAGCTCGCCGAATCGCTGCGCAAAGACTCCGCTCAGGTCAGCATCAAGGACGGCCCGTGGGGCCGCGAGGTGGTCGGCACGGCGTCCGGGGTGGTGCGCTTCATCGGGGTCGACGGCTATCGCTGGATGATCCGCTGCGTCATCAACGGCGCGCACGAGACCATGGAGGCGCTCGAGGCGGAGGCGCGAGCGGCGTTGGCCGACACCGTGGTTCGCCGCGGCGAGACCCCGCTGCCGGTCCGCACACCGTTGCCGGTACAGCTGCCCGAGCCGATGGCTGAGCAGCTACGCCAGGCCGCCATGCAGCAGGTCGCCCAGCAGGCCGGCACCGAGCAGCCGCCCAGTGAGCCGGCCGCTCGCCGTAGCGCGGAGGGCTCGGCGATGCAGCAGCTGCGCACCACCACCGGCGGCTAG
- a CDS encoding potassium channel family protein, with amino-acid sequence MRVVVMGCGRVGSSLADGLSRIGHDVAVIDRDSAAFNRLSPEFAGERVLGQGFDRDVLLKARIEEADAFAAVSSGDNSNIISARLARETFGVKRVVARIYDAKRAEVYERLGIPTIATVPWTTDRLLNALTRESETAKWRDPTGTVAVSEVVLHEDWVGRRATDLEQATGARVAFLIRFGTGVLPEPKTVIQAGDQVYIAAISGRAAEAVAIAALPPAEDIDSGAGH; translated from the coding sequence GTGCGGGTGGTTGTGATGGGTTGCGGCCGAGTGGGCTCGTCCTTGGCCGACGGCTTGTCCCGCATCGGTCACGATGTGGCCGTGATCGACCGCGACAGTGCCGCGTTCAACCGGTTGAGCCCCGAGTTCGCCGGCGAGCGAGTGCTGGGTCAGGGATTCGACCGTGATGTGCTGCTGAAGGCGCGCATCGAGGAGGCCGACGCGTTCGCGGCGGTGTCGTCCGGCGACAACTCCAACATCATCTCGGCGCGGCTGGCTCGCGAAACGTTCGGCGTCAAGCGCGTCGTGGCCCGCATCTACGACGCCAAACGCGCCGAGGTGTACGAGCGGCTGGGCATTCCGACGATCGCCACCGTGCCGTGGACCACCGATCGCCTGCTCAATGCGCTGACCCGGGAGAGCGAGACCGCCAAGTGGCGCGACCCCACCGGCACCGTCGCGGTGTCCGAGGTCGTCCTGCACGAGGACTGGGTCGGGCGCCGCGCGACTGATCTCGAGCAGGCCACCGGCGCCCGAGTGGCGTTCTTGATCCGGTTCGGCACCGGCGTCCTGCCGGAGCCCAAGACGGTCATTCAGGCCGGTGATCAGGTCTACATCGCCGCGATCTCCGGCCGTGCGGCCGAGGCGGTGGCCATCGCGGCGCTGCCACCCGCAGAGGACATCGATTCGGGGGCGGGGCATTGA
- a CDS encoding class I SAM-dependent RNA methyltransferase, whose amino-acid sequence MRSEGSVAELSLVTGAPANGGSCVAHHEGRVVFVRYALPNERVRVRVTADRGSYWHAEVLEVIEPSADRIDSLCPIAGVHGAGCCDLAFARPEAVRALKAQIVANQLERLAAHRWSGEAEPLSDGGATGWRTRVRLEVGADARPGFHRYHSEELVADLRCAQLVPGMLDGLVQACTAADLTPTAQLHVAVDDDDRRHVVRTLRQGGRTVTNVVQGDYEATQRVSQRSWQVPVTAFWQAHRHAPRVYSGLVAQWAQPGTGMRVWDLYGGVGVFAATLADAVGESGRVLTVDTSRASTRAARAALADLPQVDVVTDSVRRAISTQPAGADVAVLDPPRSGAGRDVIGLLAASGIPRVVHIGCEAASFARDIGIYLGHGYTVERIKVFDAFPLTHHIECVALLTRARVSAP is encoded by the coding sequence GTGCGGTCCGAAGGGTCAGTAGCGGAGCTTTCGCTGGTCACCGGCGCGCCCGCCAACGGCGGCAGCTGTGTGGCGCACCACGAAGGTCGGGTGGTGTTCGTGCGTTACGCCCTGCCCAACGAGCGGGTGCGGGTGCGAGTCACCGCGGACCGCGGATCCTATTGGCACGCAGAGGTTCTCGAGGTGATCGAACCGTCGGCGGATCGGATCGACTCGCTGTGTCCGATCGCCGGGGTGCACGGCGCCGGCTGTTGCGATCTGGCGTTCGCCAGGCCCGAGGCGGTCCGCGCGCTCAAAGCGCAGATCGTGGCCAACCAGCTGGAGCGGTTGGCCGCCCATCGCTGGAGCGGTGAAGCCGAACCGCTCTCGGACGGTGGCGCGACCGGCTGGCGCACCCGGGTGCGTCTGGAAGTCGGAGCGGACGCGCGGCCCGGCTTCCACCGTTACCACAGCGAGGAATTGGTCGCCGATCTGCGCTGCGCGCAACTGGTGCCGGGGATGCTGGACGGGCTGGTGCAGGCGTGCACGGCGGCGGATCTGACGCCTACCGCCCAGCTGCATGTCGCCGTCGACGACGACGACCGGCGCCATGTGGTGCGCACGCTGCGCCAGGGCGGGCGGACGGTGACCAATGTGGTGCAAGGCGACTACGAGGCAACCCAGCGGGTGAGCCAGCGGAGCTGGCAGGTCCCGGTGACCGCCTTCTGGCAGGCGCACCGCCACGCACCGCGGGTCTATAGCGGGCTGGTCGCCCAGTGGGCGCAGCCCGGCACCGGCATGCGGGTGTGGGATCTCTACGGCGGCGTCGGGGTCTTCGCCGCCACGTTGGCCGACGCAGTCGGGGAGTCCGGACGGGTGCTCACCGTCGACACCTCGCGAGCGTCGACCCGGGCGGCGCGGGCAGCGCTGGCCGATCTGCCGCAGGTGGACGTCGTCACCGACTCGGTGCGCCGTGCGATCTCGACGCAACCGGCCGGTGCCGACGTCGCAGTCCTCGACCCGCCCCGGTCGGGTGCCGGCCGCGACGTGATCGGCCTACTCGCCGCGTCCGGTATTCCACGGGTGGTCCACATCGGTTGCGAGGCAGCGTCTTTCGCCCGCGACATCGGCATCTACCTGGGTCACGGTTACACGGTCGAACGGATCAAGGTGTTCGATGCGTTCCCGCTGACCCACCACATCGAGTGCGTGGCGCTGCTCACCCGAGCACGGGTGTCCGCACCATGA
- a CDS encoding OB-fold nucleic acid binding domain-containing protein: MGAQGYLRRLTRRLTEDPEQRDSEELSDEVASTGAQRVIDCERGQEVTMVGTLRSVECNGKNCAGGVKAELFDGSDTVTLVWLGQRRIPGIDSGRTLRVRGRMGKLENGTKAIYNPHYEIQR; the protein is encoded by the coding sequence ATGGGGGCTCAAGGGTATTTGCGCCGCCTCACTCGTCGGTTGACAGAGGACCCGGAGCAACGCGATTCCGAAGAGCTGTCCGACGAAGTCGCCAGTACCGGCGCGCAGCGGGTGATCGATTGCGAACGCGGCCAGGAGGTCACGATGGTCGGCACTTTGCGCAGCGTGGAATGTAACGGCAAGAACTGCGCGGGCGGAGTCAAGGCCGAGCTGTTCGACGGCAGCGACACCGTGACCCTGGTCTGGCTGGGCCAGCGCCGCATCCCCGGCATTGATTCGGGCCGCACTTTGCGGGTCCGCGGGCGGATGGGCAAGCTGGAGAACGGAACCAAGGCCATCTACAACCCGCACTACGAAATTCAGCGTTGA
- a CDS encoding cation:proton antiporter domain-containing protein: MNETLRYAALVLFCSAVGLAAVLANRLTERVKIPVPLLVLIGAAVAVHALPAVQAPSELAVERVMTIALVLVLFDGGMHIGPSRFRAAAVPILSVGVVGTALTAAGAALIVHYVCGIGWFPAVLVATAVAPTDPAVVFSVLGKREIRGRSSTILEGESGANDPVGIALMSSLIAAGGLSVAGFASVGTQFLAQMVVGLAVGVLGGRALLVFMRRVALPSEGLYALRTLASCLMLYGIATLAHGSGYLAVFVAGIVIGDARAPYKPEIKRFHAALAGLAEIVAFAVLGLTVDLTVLGRPDVWVPGVILGVALTVVIRPLAVGACLLPVRLQRNERIFVLLAGLKGAVPILLGEFLRAAHIADADRLYGIVVVVVIFSVLVQGSSVPGLARLLRLPMRTVQTRPWQIGVRLADEPEGVHRFSVARGSAAERCTVQGLGDRVGDIWVSIVVRTTGLVPVRGDTELQAGDEVVVLADPELHDTLAELFGGR, translated from the coding sequence ATGAATGAGACGCTGCGCTACGCGGCGCTCGTATTGTTCTGCAGTGCCGTCGGTTTGGCCGCTGTGCTGGCGAACCGCCTGACCGAGCGGGTGAAAATCCCAGTGCCGCTGCTGGTTCTCATCGGGGCCGCCGTCGCGGTGCACGCGCTGCCCGCCGTGCAAGCCCCGTCCGAGCTGGCGGTGGAGCGGGTCATGACCATCGCGCTGGTGTTGGTGTTGTTCGACGGGGGAATGCACATCGGGCCGTCGCGGTTTCGTGCGGCCGCCGTCCCGATCCTCTCGGTCGGCGTCGTGGGCACCGCGCTGACCGCCGCGGGGGCGGCGTTGATCGTCCATTACGTCTGCGGCATCGGCTGGTTTCCCGCGGTGCTGGTGGCCACAGCAGTGGCGCCCACCGACCCGGCCGTGGTGTTCTCGGTGTTGGGCAAACGGGAGATCAGGGGCCGCAGCAGCACCATCCTGGAGGGCGAGTCCGGCGCCAACGATCCGGTCGGCATCGCGTTGATGTCCAGCCTGATCGCCGCCGGCGGGCTGAGCGTGGCCGGATTCGCCAGTGTGGGAACGCAATTCCTCGCGCAGATGGTGGTGGGCCTGGCCGTCGGGGTACTCGGCGGGCGCGCGCTGCTTGTGTTCATGCGTCGGGTGGCACTGCCGAGCGAAGGCCTCTACGCGCTGCGCACGTTGGCGTCGTGTCTGATGCTCTACGGCATTGCCACGCTGGCGCACGGGTCGGGATACCTGGCGGTGTTCGTCGCCGGCATCGTCATCGGCGACGCCCGCGCGCCCTACAAGCCGGAAATCAAGCGGTTCCACGCCGCGTTGGCCGGGCTGGCCGAGATTGTCGCGTTCGCCGTGCTGGGGTTGACCGTCGACCTCACGGTGCTGGGCCGGCCGGACGTCTGGGTGCCCGGGGTCATCCTCGGCGTGGCCCTGACGGTGGTGATCCGGCCGTTGGCGGTGGGCGCCTGCCTGCTTCCGGTGCGGCTGCAGCGCAACGAACGCATCTTCGTTCTGCTCGCCGGGCTCAAAGGGGCGGTGCCGATTCTGCTCGGTGAGTTTCTGCGGGCCGCCCACATCGCCGACGCGGACCGGCTGTACGGGATCGTGGTGGTGGTCGTCATCTTTTCGGTGCTGGTGCAGGGCAGTTCGGTGCCGGGGCTGGCGCGACTGTTGCGGCTGCCCATGCGCACCGTGCAGACCCGGCCCTGGCAGATCGGTGTGCGCCTCGCCGACGAACCGGAAGGGGTCCATCGGTTCAGCGTGGCCCGGGGGTCGGCCGCCGAGCGGTGCACGGTGCAGGGTCTGGGCGACCGCGTCGGCGACATCTGGGTGAGCATTGTGGTCCGCACCACCGGGCTGGTGCCGGTGCGCGGCGACACCGAACTGCAGGCCGGGGACGAGGTCGTCGTCCTGGCCGATCCCGAGCTGCACGACACCCTGGCCGAACTCTTCGGCGGCCGGTAG
- the dut gene encoding dUTP diphosphatase: MSTSLAVIRLDPELPLPSRAHDGDAGVDLFSAEDVTLDPGRRALVRTGVAVAIPFGMVGLVHPRSGLAARVGLSIVNSPGTIDAGYRGEIKVSLINLDPTEPIVVHRGDRIAQLLVQRVELVELVEVSSFDEAGLAETSRGDGGHGSSGGHASL, from the coding sequence GTGTCGACCAGTCTGGCGGTTATCCGCCTCGACCCCGAGCTTCCGCTGCCCAGCCGCGCCCACGACGGCGACGCGGGGGTTGACCTGTTCAGTGCCGAAGACGTCACGCTGGATCCCGGGCGCCGCGCCCTGGTCCGGACGGGCGTTGCGGTGGCCATTCCCTTCGGGATGGTCGGCCTGGTTCATCCCCGCTCGGGATTGGCTGCGCGCGTTGGCCTTTCGATCGTCAACAGTCCCGGCACCATCGACGCGGGCTATCGCGGCGAGATCAAGGTTTCGCTGATCAACCTCGATCCGACCGAGCCGATCGTCGTGCACCGCGGTGACCGCATCGCCCAGTTGCTGGTGCAGCGGGTCGAACTGGTCGAGCTGGTCGAGGTGTCTTCGTTCGACGAGGCCGGGCTGGCGGAGACATCCCGCGGCGACGGTGGTCACGGTTCCTCCGGCGGACACGCGAGTTTGTGA
- a CDS encoding APC family permease: MSKLSTAARRLLIGRPQRSDRLSHTLLPKRIALPVFASDALSSVAYAPEEIFLMLSVAGAAAYALTPWIGLAVAAVMLVVVASYRQNVHAYPSGGGDYEVVTTNLGETAGLVVASALMVDYVLTVAVSTSSAMANIGSAVPTVANNKVWFCVGAILLVMALNLRGIRESGVAFAIPTYAFIVGVVVMIGWGLFRIFVLGNPLRAASAGFQMHAEHGQIVGFAFAFLLARSFSSGCAALTGVEAISNGVPAFEKPKSRNAATTLLMLGGIAVTLLMGIIVLAQQIHVQVVDDPATQLSGIPAGYLQKTLVTQLAETVFGDFRIGFLLIATVTALILVLAANTAFNGFPVLGSVLAQHSYLPRQLHTRGDRLAFSNGILFLSAAALSFVIAFRGEVTALIQLYIVGVFISFTLSQIGMVRHWSRMLRTETDPAVRRKMMRSRVVNTVGLLSTGAVLLVVLVTKFLAGAWIAIVAMGALFVVMKLIRKHYDTVNRELEEQAATQRDVVLPSRNHALVLVSKLHLPTLRALAYARATRPDVLEALTVSVDDAETRKLVHDWEESEVSVPLKVIASPYREITRPILDYVKRVAKESPRTVVTVFIPEYVVGHWWEQLLHNQSALRLKGRLLFMPNVMVTSVPWQLNSSERLKTLQPHAAPGDARRGIFD, encoded by the coding sequence GTGTCCAAACTTTCAACCGCAGCGCGCCGGTTGCTGATCGGTCGGCCGCAGCGTAGCGACCGGCTGAGCCACACCCTGCTGCCCAAGCGCATCGCCTTGCCGGTGTTCGCCTCGGACGCGCTGTCCTCGGTGGCCTATGCGCCTGAGGAAATCTTTCTGATGCTCTCGGTCGCGGGGGCGGCCGCCTACGCGCTGACGCCGTGGATCGGGCTCGCGGTGGCCGCGGTCATGCTGGTCGTGGTGGCCAGCTACCGGCAGAATGTGCACGCCTACCCGTCCGGGGGTGGTGACTACGAGGTGGTCACCACCAACCTCGGCGAGACCGCCGGCCTGGTCGTGGCCAGTGCGCTAATGGTGGATTACGTTCTCACCGTTGCTGTTTCGACCTCATCGGCGATGGCGAACATCGGTTCGGCAGTTCCGACTGTGGCGAACAACAAAGTGTGGTTCTGCGTGGGCGCCATCCTGTTGGTGATGGCGCTGAACCTGCGCGGCATCCGCGAGTCCGGGGTGGCTTTCGCAATCCCCACCTACGCCTTCATCGTCGGCGTCGTGGTGATGATCGGCTGGGGTTTGTTCCGGATTTTCGTGCTGGGCAACCCGTTGCGCGCCGCCTCCGCGGGTTTTCAGATGCATGCCGAGCACGGCCAGATTGTCGGGTTTGCGTTTGCGTTCTTGCTGGCCCGTTCGTTCTCGTCGGGCTGCGCGGCGCTGACCGGTGTGGAGGCCATCAGCAACGGGGTGCCGGCTTTTGAAAAACCCAAGTCGCGCAACGCCGCAACGACATTGCTGATGCTCGGCGGGATCGCGGTGACGCTGCTGATGGGCATCATCGTGCTGGCTCAGCAGATACATGTGCAGGTGGTCGACGATCCCGCCACCCAGCTGAGCGGCATCCCGGCCGGCTACTTGCAGAAGACTCTGGTGACGCAGCTGGCGGAGACGGTGTTCGGCGACTTTCGCATCGGATTCCTGCTGATCGCCACGGTGACGGCGCTGATCCTGGTGCTGGCGGCCAACACCGCGTTCAACGGATTCCCGGTACTCGGGTCGGTGCTGGCGCAGCACAGCTACCTGCCTCGCCAACTGCACACCCGCGGTGACCGGCTGGCGTTCTCCAACGGCATCTTGTTCCTGTCGGCGGCGGCGCTGTCGTTCGTCATCGCCTTCCGCGGTGAGGTCACCGCGCTGATCCAGCTCTACATCGTCGGGGTGTTCATCTCCTTCACGCTGAGCCAAATCGGCATGGTCCGGCATTGGAGCCGGATGTTGCGCACCGAGACCGACCCCGCGGTGCGGCGCAAGATGATGCGCTCGCGCGTGGTCAACACGGTTGGCTTGCTGTCCACCGGTGCGGTGCTGTTGGTGGTCCTGGTCACGAAGTTCCTTGCCGGGGCGTGGATCGCGATCGTCGCGATGGGCGCACTGTTCGTCGTCATGAAGCTGATCCGCAAGCACTACGACACCGTCAACCGGGAGCTGGAAGAGCAAGCCGCCACCCAGCGCGACGTGGTGTTGCCCAGCCGCAACCACGCGCTGGTGCTGGTGTCGAAGTTGCACTTGCCGACGCTGCGGGCACTGGCGTACGCGCGCGCGACCCGGCCTGACGTGCTCGAGGCATTGACCGTCAGCGTCGACGACGCGGAAACCCGTAAGCTGGTGCACGATTGGGAGGAAAGCGAAGTCAGTGTGCCGCTCAAGGTGATTGCCTCGCCCTACCGTGAAATCACTAGGCCCATCCTTGATTACGTGAAACGGGTCGCCAAGGAATCCCCACGCACGGTGGTGACGGTGTTCATCCCGGAGTATGTCGTCGGGCACTGGTGGGAGCAGCTGCTGCACAACCAGAGCGCGTTGCGGCTCAAAGGCCGGTTACTGTTCATGCCCAACGTGATGGTCACTTCCGTTCCGTGGCAACTTAATTCGTCGGAGCGACTCAAGACGCTGCAACCGCATGCCGCGCCCGGCGACGCCCGCCGCGGGATCTTCGACTGA
- the dxs gene encoding 1-deoxy-D-xylulose-5-phosphate synthase, producing MLEQIRGPADLQHLSQRQLRDLAQEIRDFLIHKVAATGGHLGPNLGVVELTLALHRVFDSPHDPIIFDTGHQAYVHKMLTGRCQDFETLRKKGGLSGYPSRAESEHDWVESSHASAALSYADGLAKAFELTGHRNRHVVAVVGDGALTGGMCWEALNNIAASRRPVIVVVNDNGRSYAPTIGGVADHLAMLRLQPAYEQMLEKGRDVMRAVPLIGEICYHFMHSVKAGIKDSLAPQLLFTDLGLKYVGPVDGHDERAVEAALRRARGFGGPVIVHVATRKGMGYPPAEADEAEQMHSTVPIDPATGQATKIPGPGWTATFSEALINYARKRRDIVAITAAMPGPTGLTAFGQRFPDRLFDVGIAEQHAITSAAGLAMGGMHPVVAIYSTFLNRAFDQIMMDVALHKLPVTFVLDRAGITGSDGPSHNGMWDMSMLNIVPGMRVAAPRDGARLREELGEALDVNDGPTAIRFPKGDVGEDIPALEQRSGVDVLAVPAEGLNHDVLLVAVGAFASMGLQVAKRLHNQGIGVTVIDPRWVLPVSDGVLELAAQHKLLVTCEDNGVNGGVGSAVSAALRRAEIDMPCRDVGLSQEFYEHASRGEVLADLGLTDQDVARRITGWVAALGSCESETEIREHLD from the coding sequence ATGCTCGAACAGATCCGCGGGCCTGCTGATTTGCAGCACCTGTCGCAGCGGCAGCTTCGCGATCTGGCCCAGGAGATTCGCGACTTTCTCATCCACAAGGTGGCGGCTACCGGCGGCCACCTGGGTCCCAACCTCGGTGTGGTCGAGCTGACGCTGGCGCTGCATCGGGTGTTCGACTCGCCGCACGATCCGATCATTTTCGACACCGGCCACCAGGCCTACGTGCACAAGATGCTGACCGGGCGCTGCCAGGACTTCGAGACGCTGCGCAAAAAGGGCGGGTTGTCGGGGTATCCGTCGCGGGCCGAAAGCGAGCACGACTGGGTGGAGTCCAGCCACGCCAGCGCCGCGCTGTCTTACGCCGACGGCCTGGCCAAGGCGTTCGAGCTGACCGGGCACCGCAACCGGCACGTCGTTGCGGTGGTCGGCGACGGCGCGCTGACCGGCGGCATGTGTTGGGAGGCGCTGAACAACATCGCGGCCTCCCGTCGCCCGGTGATCGTCGTGGTCAACGACAACGGGCGCAGCTACGCGCCCACGATCGGCGGTGTCGCCGACCACCTGGCGATGCTCCGGCTGCAACCGGCCTACGAGCAGATGCTGGAAAAAGGCCGCGACGTGATGCGCGCGGTGCCGCTGATCGGTGAGATCTGCTACCACTTCATGCACAGCGTCAAGGCGGGCATCAAGGACTCGCTGGCGCCACAGTTGCTGTTCACCGACCTCGGGCTGAAGTACGTCGGCCCGGTCGACGGCCATGACGAACGCGCGGTGGAGGCCGCGCTGCGGCGGGCCCGCGGCTTCGGCGGCCCGGTGATCGTGCATGTCGCCACCCGCAAGGGCATGGGTTACCCGCCGGCCGAGGCCGACGAGGCCGAGCAGATGCACTCGACGGTGCCGATCGACCCGGCCACCGGGCAGGCGACCAAGATTCCCGGCCCGGGTTGGACGGCGACGTTCTCCGAGGCGCTGATCAACTACGCGAGGAAGCGTCGCGACATCGTGGCGATCACCGCGGCGATGCCCGGCCCCACCGGGCTGACGGCGTTCGGGCAGCGGTTCCCCGATCGGTTGTTCGACGTCGGCATCGCCGAGCAGCACGCGATCACCTCGGCGGCGGGGCTGGCGATGGGTGGAATGCACCCGGTGGTGGCCATCTACTCGACGTTCCTCAACCGGGCGTTCGACCAGATCATGATGGACGTCGCGTTGCACAAACTGCCGGTCACCTTCGTGCTCGATCGCGCCGGCATCACCGGGTCCGACGGCCCCAGCCACAACGGCATGTGGGACATGTCGATGCTGAACATTGTTCCCGGCATGCGGGTGGCCGCCCCGCGGGACGGCGCCCGGCTGCGTGAGGAACTCGGCGAGGCGCTCGACGTGAATGACGGCCCGACCGCGATACGGTTCCCTAAAGGCGATGTGGGCGAAGACATTCCGGCCCTCGAGCAGCGCTCGGGAGTCGACGTGCTTGCCGTGCCCGCCGAGGGGCTGAACCACGATGTGCTGTTGGTGGCAGTCGGCGCGTTCGCGTCGATGGGACTGCAGGTGGCCAAGCGGTTGCACAACCAGGGGATCGGCGTGACCGTGATCGACCCGCGGTGGGTGTTGCCGGTGTCGGACGGTGTCCTCGAACTGGCGGCGCAGCACAAGCTGCTCGTCACCTGTGAGGACAACGGCGTCAATGGCGGTGTGGGGTCGGCGGTTTCGGCCGCGCTACGCCGTGCCGAGATCGACATGCCGTGCCGTGACGTCGGCCTGAGCCAGGAGTTCTACGAGCACGCCTCACGCGGTGAGGTGCTCGCCGACCTCGGGCTGACCGACCAGGACGTGGCCCGCCGGATCACGGGTTGGGTTGCGGCACTGGGCAGTTGCGAATCTGAGACGGAGATCCGCGAACACCTCGACTAG
- a CDS encoding DUF3159 domain-containing protein has protein sequence MSLPDNPSNRFSPDRLLNQLGGVSGVVYSSLPVVVFVAVSSAAGLVPAIGSALGVAGLVLVWRLIRRDSTQPAFSGFVGVAVCALIAYVVGASKGYFLLGIWISLLWALVFAVSVAIRRPLVGYAWSWAGGRDRRWRKVPRAVYAFDVASLCWVLVFGARFVVQRLLYDADQTGWLAAARIGMGWPLTALAGLVTYAAIKAAQRALAAADTVLDPAVEADTFGD, from the coding sequence TTGAGTCTTCCCGATAACCCGTCTAATCGCTTCAGTCCGGATCGCCTGCTCAATCAGCTGGGCGGAGTGAGTGGTGTCGTCTACTCGTCGCTGCCCGTCGTCGTCTTCGTCGCCGTGTCCAGCGCCGCGGGTCTGGTGCCCGCGATCGGGTCGGCATTGGGCGTGGCCGGACTTGTGTTGGTGTGGCGGCTGATTCGACGTGATTCGACGCAACCGGCGTTCTCCGGATTCGTCGGCGTCGCGGTCTGCGCGCTGATCGCCTACGTCGTCGGCGCATCCAAGGGCTACTTCCTGCTCGGCATCTGGATCTCGCTGCTGTGGGCGCTGGTGTTCGCGGTATCCGTGGCGATCCGCCGGCCGCTGGTCGGCTACGCCTGGAGCTGGGCGGGCGGCCGTGACCGACGCTGGCGCAAAGTGCCGCGAGCCGTGTACGCGTTCGACGTCGCCTCGCTGTGCTGGGTGCTGGTCTTCGGCGCGCGGTTCGTGGTGCAGCGGCTGCTGTACGACGCCGATCAGACCGGCTGGCTGGCGGCCGCGCGTATCGGGATGGGTTGGCCGTTGACCGCCCTGGCGGGGCTGGTGACCTACGCGGCGATCAAAGCCGCTCAGCGGGCCCTGGCCGCCGCCGACACCGTCTTGGATCCGGCGGTTGAGGCCGACACCTTCGGCGATTAA
- a CDS encoding potassium channel family protein has protein sequence MKVVVAGAGAVGRSVTRELLENNHDVTLIERNPDHVDVDAIPAAHWRLGDACELSLLESVHLEGFDVVVAATGDDKANVVLSLLAKTEFAVPRVVARVNDPRNEWLFTDAWGVDVAVSTPRMLASLIEEAVAVGDLVRLMEFRRGQANLVEITLPDDTPWGGKPVRRLDLPRDAALVTILRGSRVIVPEDDEPLEGGDELLFVAVTEVEEDLRKLLLPSAPPAT, from the coding sequence ATGAAGGTAGTTGTCGCCGGGGCGGGTGCGGTCGGCCGCTCGGTCACCCGGGAGCTGCTCGAGAACAACCATGACGTGACGCTGATTGAACGCAATCCCGATCACGTCGATGTGGACGCGATTCCGGCCGCACACTGGCGTCTCGGCGATGCCTGTGAATTGAGCCTGCTGGAGTCGGTGCACCTCGAGGGTTTCGACGTGGTGGTCGCCGCGACCGGTGACGACAAGGCCAACGTGGTGCTGTCGTTGCTGGCCAAGACGGAGTTTGCGGTGCCGCGGGTGGTGGCCCGGGTCAACGACCCCCGCAACGAATGGCTGTTCACCGACGCGTGGGGTGTCGATGTGGCGGTGTCGACACCGCGGATGCTGGCGTCGCTGATCGAAGAGGCCGTCGCCGTAGGCGATTTGGTGCGTCTGATGGAATTCCGGCGGGGTCAGGCCAACCTGGTCGAGATCACCCTGCCCGACGACACGCCGTGGGGTGGCAAGCCGGTGCGCCGGCTCGATCTGCCGCGCGACGCCGCGCTGGTCACCATCCTGCGAGGATCGCGGGTCATCGTGCCGGAGGACGACGAGCCGTTGGAAGGCGGCGACGAATTGCTCTTCGTCGCGGTCACCGAGGTCGAAGAGGACCTGCGCAAGCTGCTGCTGCCGTCCGCGCCGCCCGCGACTTAA